The genomic segment ACCCAAGCCGCTACACAGCTTCGGATACTGTTGTTTCACCGTGTCCATGGTGATGCTGTCGACCCTGCTTACAAGCTGGAGCCGTTCGATGGCAGGCCTTCCCAACAGTGCAGTGTGCAGATCTTTCACGACATAAATGTGTGTGCTGTGGCCGCCTTCTTGCCTCTGCATAGTGTTTCTCTAGCTACACCCAGGACAGTGAGTACATTGCCACCAGGTCCGAACAGTGGGGCGTGTCGACACTGCCAGGCGCTTCACATCTAGTCCCCCAGCAATGTCATGGTACACCTTGGCTGGCAGGGCAGTGACatcagcaccagtgtctatctTAAAGCGCACTTTTTTGTGTCTGACTTGTAGCTGCAGTAACGGCATTCAGAGAAGTTGTGCTGTTCCTACATACTTTGCCATAATGTCCTTTCTTTCCACAGTGGTGACACACAGCATCTGTAGCAGGGCATTCTGATTTCCCATGTGAGGGCGTTTTCCCACATCTATAACAGGCCTTTGTACCTTGCTGCGATCGTACAAGTTTGTATCTGCCTGGCGTCTGTGCTTGTGGCAGCTTGGAGGGAAATTTGGGCTTTCTGTAGCTTGTAGTTGTAGCATGCACAGCATCGACATTGGAGCATTCACTATTTTCTCCTCTCAGGTCCGACTGCTGTCGTCTAATTTCTTCAGCTAGCCTGGTCTTTTCTATGGCAGTTTGGAGCGTGAGGTCTTTGTCTAGCTGTAGCTTTTCTGACAAGGAGACATTCCTCAATCCGACCACTAGCCTGTCGCGAATCAGCTCCTCCTGTAACTGTCCATAATTGCAATGTTCGGCTAAGCTGTATAGAGCAGTGATGAAGGAATCCACCGTTTCTCCCGGCAGTTGCACGCGCTGATTAAACTTGGctctttcatatatgacattcttTTTAGGAACAAAAAATGCATCAAAGCCTGCCTTCACGTCTGCGTACTTTTTCCTAGCGTCTGCAGTTAGCGTTAGCCCCTTTAGAACATCCTCGGCTTCATCGCCCATGCAATACACCAGCGTGTTTACCTGGTTTTCCTCTGGCGTTGCATTTAGGTTGCTTGCAAGCCGAAAGCGGTCGAATCGCCTAATCCACCGTTCCCATTCTTGTGGCTTGGTAAAATCGAATGGCTCTGGAGGTTGTATGGTGAATGTTGCAGTTGGTGTGGGTTGCGCCATTTCTGCCACCTCGTCTCCCGTTTCGCCGCCAGAACCactcacaaaattttctgttaatCCACCTGATGTGCGATTTTCCCCTCTTCGccgcctttttctttcttttctccggTCATGCGCCGtcgcccacttctgacaccatgtcaaGTTATTGCTTTATTAAACCGGTAAGTTACATAGCTAGACGGCTCGTGTCTCTAACATGCATTGACCTAACACAGAACTGAGTACGAGGGACCGGAAGTGCCCCCTACATTTTCCACGCTTTCAAAATAAAGGCATTACTGTATTATACCACATCATGCTCCCACTGTTTAGGGGAAAATTAAACCTACAGCTGTGTGTAGTAGTCGTGTAGCTGGAGGCTGTGTGGAGTGATTAATTCCCCCAGGTTGAGTGATTGCTATATAAATGCCATACTCCTCACACTACAGACTCCACGTGTACGACCCAAACCTCCGTTAAATACAGACGCTTTGTTTTATTCTCGGTGTGGGTTgtgactagcctgggaaatcccatgctgctttgcacaatcgtgccgatctgaaaagacagcatggaaactatggtctaaaggctcgcctgagttagggagccaatcagaaagtggggaggggtggaaagacggtgacgcgtactactcgacaaacggaagcttgtagtttatttgggactgtttacggatcacatttaacatggcggcgagcgatacgaaccaaaccagcttctctcatatttgtcttgcacaaacggcagtaatcgttcggtgccattgttttcctatttttgttttgccttctctttccttctcttcttcgtcgctctaactacgtcaccgggtacaactgccatgattggccatgggctacgtatacgccaaatgatagacattcgcaacgtccaataaacggccgttgacaatcgtaaaccacacctcccctacgaggaattcaataggcggattccagaccatatttcacttctgatatggtctggtgttaaccagactaggttgTGACGTGTCCATTTAAACATCAGCTGTGTGTTAAACTTTTGGTTTCAGAGGAAAGAAAACAGCGAGCCGGTTCCTAGGGCGTCCCACCTGTCCTCAGACAGGCTGGGTGTTCCGTAGACACGCTGTGATGGACGGGGTTCCTGATCCAAGTCAAACATCACGACTAAAACGCTGACTTTCTGTGACCTACACAGACGAGAACGACCAGGAAAAACCATCCTCGCTATATCTTACACCCATCAATTTGCAAGATTTACTACGTTTTCGTTAAATGCCAACTACGCCATGGATGTCATTTCCATGATCCAGAAATTCCATGAGCTGTGGGAACTCTGGAGGGATTCAAacttgactaaaaaaaaaaaatcccagagatAATGTGGGAATGATGACGTCACACACGCCCACATGGAAAACTACAGAGGGTTCGAGCTGCCGCACAGCCACGTGGCTCTTACAGGCTTTTATTTTGAAAAGTGCCGCCATGTTGGATGTGACGTTTAGCGGTGTTTCCGGTTGGCGAGCGCGTCCACGTGTGTTGAgctgcaggagagagagatggagcagTCAGGCGGTGTGCTGTGAGTCTCactgctgttattattattattattattagagcttAAATACTTACTGTAAGGTGTCACGTGATCAGTCAGCTAATGGCTAAAGCTAACTGGCTGTGAACTGCAGTggagagatgatgatgatttttaatctcctgctctctctgtctcacagaaactgaaagaaaaccatgtttataatttctctgtaaaatgtttcTTTGCATGAAATGGAGCTTTAGTGCTGCTGGGGTTTGATGTGAAATGGAGCTTTAGTGCTGCTGGGGTTTGATGTGAAATGGAGCTTTAGTGCTGCTGGGGTTTGATGTGAAATGGAGCTTTAGTGCTGCTGGGGTTTGATGTGAAATGGAGCTTTAGTGCTGCTGGGGTTTGATGTGAAATGGAGCTTTAGTGCTGCTGGGGTTTGATGTGAAATGGAGCTTTAGTGCTGCTGGGGTTTGATGTGAAATGGAGCTTTAGTGCTGCTGGGGTTTGATGTGAAATGGAGCTTTAGTGCTGCTGGGGTTTGATGTGAAATGGAGCTTTAGTGCTGCTGGGGTTTGATGTGAAATGGAGCTTTAGTGCTGCTGGGGTTTGATGTGTTTATGGAGAAGAAAGAAGAATCCAGTGGTGGGTTTCAGCTCAAAACAAGGGAGGAAGATCAGGATGAGCCTTAATGAATCATTTCCAACTGAAGTTTAGTGTGAAACTGTAGCTGGAGCTCCTCCGTGTGCACTTCCTGAAGGAGCTCCAGCGCTGAGATCAGACATGGGAACAACAAGAGGACAGAAAGCTCAGAACTGAAGAGTgcagagaggaaagagagagagagagaggttactctgtggtgtgtgtgtgtgtgttaacatcGTCCTTCTTTTTCTTTACCGTTTTGATCCACAGGAAGCCGAAGACCAGGCGCTCTAAGCGCTTCCTGCAGAACAGAGAACCCAAACTGACGGAGAACTCGAAGAACACCATGATCATGAAGGGAGGGAACACGAGCGAGACGGTCACACACGCTCTCAAGGACTTGGTAAGAGTCTGAGCTCTACGTGCGATGCGCTAGACCCGGACGTACGCCCTGTGTGGGACGGAGTGCACTCTGTAGGATGCTTGTAGAGGATTCGGAGCCCCCTGTCACCTAGTGGAAGTGCGCAGGGTCTAATGCATAGTGCACTAGTGCAGCGAGTTGGACTCTGAACTCTCATGGACATGTCGTGCACTAGATAGTAGTGCACATCACTGTgtggtagggtgcatcagttgccctcattttcataaaatctgatgcgtttgTGTTcgcgtgttccttttcaccaataaagacgtcCTGtagaattttttgaccatattcagaaGTCTAATGGTGGttcattatttgccaaaaaacgctcattttatgttttcgcgtaaggtttgaatcacaatgttggactccgtttattgatttcttgtgacccagagatcatgttaagaacctttgcaagggattgagcagcattaatgtgattcataatccatttgtattgtttaaaagtagttgaacaatgattcaatgaacagctaaaactcaaacactacgttcagactgcaacctgaaacgacccatatccgatttgttgtgaaatccgatttttttttgtaaggccgttcacattaccaattatatgagacttgtatgcgatctccaatatgaacggaaaacgacccaaaagtgtcccgtgtgcgcaaattgacacgtaataagcacatctacgtaatacgtaaacaaaaaaaaaaagcgcactcttcaagtttgcaagtaaagcatggagatgaggcaagacctggcgatgtggtttttgtggcggcggcggaactcacacaataatctgattaatgtgggcagcagactaatgagaccgaaggtgtcaaattactggaaatttccagaacaatcttataatccaggatggtttaagttataaatcagttatagaaactgttttatttaatcaggctaacagatcaacatccaggtccctaccaaatccaccattagcttgatcaattctataaaagtctatttaaattctgaaaactgtacaaatgttgttgttttccaccaaagaggcgggattagccaacgcagaatagtgacgtttgtctcttgttgatgacgtgtaggtcgcatgaatgcgacctgtccggtcagactgcagtcgcatgtgaaaataacggatatgcatcggaattaggaccacatatccaagcggcctgggacgcatgtgaaaaaatcggatctgtgtcgttcagattgtcaataacaaatcggatacaggtcgcatatgggcaaaaaaatcggatatgggtcgtttcagggtgcagtctgaacgtagtcttggtctactctataaggtgccgtaatgtttcatgaaaagtgatcgaaattttgtcataaaatagcagctttttccataactttgagctcctggtgccaccagtaAACTTTTGAaccttgtcaaaatatttcacccagtgtgttttcttaccaaaaggaacataaaaacaaaaatgcatcatgatcggaggaacttttcatttttagggggcgactgatgcaccctagtgtgtgGCATTGTATTGTAAACAAAAGACTTATTTTTAATAAGTGAATATTTTTATAGCAGCACACATCTAGCAGCTCTTTGCTTAATAATCGAGaagttgcctgtgtgtgtgtttgtctattTATTAATCATAGTAAAGTTGCTGATATAttcctgttttttgttttttttagtacCTGTTAAAGAAACCAAATGCTGTTCTGTACAAGAAGTGAGTCTTCCATATTACACACCACATCAGAGCTTCACTGCTTTACCATGTACCTGTttcacctgtctgtctgtgtgtgtgtgtgtgtgtgtgtgtgtgtgtgtgtgtaggaagaaCATCATGAGGCCATTTGAAGACTCCACGTCATTGGTGAGTCGTTattgacccttttcactcacgtgatcttcgtaaacgcgaccgccattttggacatgaagaaataacggtttatggcacagaccctttcggttctcgctcatctagctgctacaatgactgcttagactgcaacaataatacctaacacacatttaagcatccgtcgtaaagacgtgaaactcgtcaagtgacgagtgtgttcattgataagctaacacaatctaaaagtagacataccgtcacactgccctggcgctgtgtacagtttaccttctatggtttgtgcactcactatttgccattactttctccaacccagtgttcgaactatgccgatattttcggggggtcccctttttttcccttgggggggcttgcgcttgtctcagagcgcggatcttcaaacacatgagaagcctatcttacgcacatatcacaagtcataactcatcaggggaaatcgtgtccgcattggcatgttcaaaaaacaacctcgcgtcaacaatgataccacacgcaagaaaaaaaaaaacagtcaggctactcaacacatctgattcacagcagcaccaaagcatcactggaaatcatgtcaacaaccaatcttccatttcaacacgcgtcagcaaacatgaacgaatcggtcaggctaccgattccaaacccacagcagacgaataattaaatgcatcttaccttaaagcagaatcgaccacaaaggaagtgtgttggcactgttggcacacttcctttctactagtttgtgtccccaacctggcagcagcagtcgttgtcatatcggtttattttatctttgatgtaaacacaacacttcggatatgcaaatgcttcccgttacacacgattgctatgtcaataaacatcattttgccaatattttacagACCATCCATCTTGTCCGTCGGTCAgcgtctgataaaatgataaatcttgccttgtgtgttgatggttactacatccaggtgcacaacaatataatggcatgatggaagtcttgctgaaagtaaaaactttctttgatggctatattcctttcgatgcttcgccgtcgttcctcgttgttggctgtggtagactactggtagtgcatgtccaaaatggcggccgcgtttgtcgtgacgtcacgtgggatgggtcaatagtTTCAGTAGCGCACATGCTGTAAACAGGCTAATCCAGGTCCTTAACCCCGCCCTCTTTCCTCACAGGAATTCTTCTCTAAGAAGTCCGACTGCTCGCTGTTCCTGTTCGGTTCCCACAACAAGAAACGACCCAATAACCTGATATTCGGTATGGAGCCAGAGCTAATGCCCTCTGTAGGGGGGGGTGTCCTTCTGCTGCGCTGTAGTGATGTCATGTGATCATGTTCATCTGATTGGTTGATGGGTTTAAGTCTCACCCTCATTCATTCAGGGATGGTGTTagtgaaaggtgtgtgtgtgtgtgtgcaggtcgcATGTTTGATTTTCATGTCTTGGACATGTTCGAGCTCGGCATTGAGAAGTTCACATCGCTCAAAGACGTCAAGgtgagacacacacgcacaggtACAGTGTGACTTTCACATCTGTCTGAGTTTGTAACTGCAGATAAACCTGTAGATCTGTGGCCTGGTTTGGGTCGcatcccctgtgtgtgtgtgttacagagtggtaaGTGTGCAGAGGGGACGAAGCCCATGTTGGTGTTTGCAGGTGAACTGTTCGAGACAGATAGAGAATACGTGCGCCTCAAGAATGTCCTAacaggtctctctctcacacacacacacacacacacacacacacacacacacacacacgggtaaaGCTGAATGAAACCGGAGtcccctctctctgtgtgtgtagattTTTTCCGAGGTCCGTGTGTGCCCGCTGTGCGTCTCGCTGGTCTCGATCACGTTCTCCACTTCACTGCTCTGGACGGTAAAATCTACCTGCGCAGCTACAGGTGAGGGAGTGAGCAGGTGACTGAGGCCACGcccccttcactgagactgaaatgGCTGTCTATCGGTAGAGGAGGTTTAGAGAGCATGTCCTTTCATcactgagcagtgtgtgtgtgtgtgtcagggtgctGCTGAAGAAGTCAGGCTGTCGGACGCCGAGGATCGAGTTGGAGGAAATGGGTCCGTCGTTAGACCTGGTTGTAAGGAGAACTCACCTGGCCTCGGATGACCTGTACAGGACGGCGCTGAGACAGCCCAAAGGAGTCAGGGTGAGTGTACTgaacgcgtgtgtgtgagagagagagagacctaaaAAAGAGGACAAGAAGTAAAAATGTTAGACATCCAATTCAGAAGGCACAAAATGAACCCGGTAACCTCTGGACCAGCTGCTCTGAAAGCTGACGGGAGAAAATAAACGACGCCTGCTTGTGGTAttggatcctttctttctcctggCCGTTTCCCTGATTGTCCCGTTGGACATCTCAGTGAGTGTTGAGAAAATATCGGCGCTCTCCTTCGTTAGCTTCCTGAGCTTGGCTCCTCATCAGCCTGGCTGAACTCTGAGATGTTCCTCCTCCCTCCGTGTCCGTGAGATTACAGCGCTGTGCTTCCGAGGCCCAGCTCAGATACCTGGCTCTGTTCAGAGAAGTCGTATCTGAAGTTGTCCTGACGTCTCTTACCTGGACCTGGAGGACGCTGTCTGAGGCTGCTGTTGGCAGCAGAACAAAACAAAAGCGCTTCAGTGTTGTCTCGAGCTGGCCGTTCAGATCCTTCATCAGCTGATGAATTGAAGTGATGAAGAATGGTTTGGCCTCCAGGGTCTCTGTGCAGTCAGTAAAGAGGTTGAGGATGTGACTGAAGAACAGAGTCTGTCTGAGGGACGTCAGCGGCGTCCCCCTCGTCTCTGAGGCGTGTCCACAGATGCAGGGCGTTCCTCTCCTGATctgggtggttctccactatagttgcaaattgggatatggaccttgagcaaactgatcagttcataaggcagaattctggtagccaattttggagttttatcaaagtatcttcttattgctcgatatggcaaaattcaaggtcaaaggtcaaggtcgcccttgtctctgtcagtacacaaacaggtctctgaaatgcctaataaatccataatctctgaccaaaatcaaaatgtaattgaccccaattacaaatctgggccttattataaataattctatttgaaaatgtatatttatcGCAATAGAACAATAAATATGTATTAAAAGGGTGCAGCGTTTGTGTACTGATGTTCAAAAATAAGACAACGAAGTTGATTTGAGCAGAACAGTAATAGATTTAATTTTTGAACCTCAAAAATGGCAACAACATTAACCATGCGTTAACAAAATTAGGAATAAAACATACAAGAACCTAAGGCAACATTAGGTACACCAAAtctgggtgattttttttttttttactagttgggtccatgtacagtggtgcttgaaagtttgtgaaccctttagaattttctatatttctgcaaaaatatgacctaaaacatcatcagattttcacacaagtcctaaaagtagatgaagagaacccagttaaacacatgagacaaaaatattatacttggtcatttatttattgaggaaaatgatccaatattacatatctgtgagtggcaaaagtatgtgaacctctaggattagcagttaatttgaaggtgaaattagagtcaggtgttttcaatcaatgggatgacaatcaggtgtgagtgggcaccctgttttatttaaagaacagggatctatcaaagtctgatcttcacaacacgtttgtggaagtgtatcatggcacgaacaaaggagatttctgaggacctcagaaaaagtgttgttgatgctcatcaggctggaaaaggttacaaaaccatctctaaagagtttggactccaccaatccacagtcagacagtttgtgtacaaatggaggaaattcaagaccattgttaccctccccaggagtggtcgaccaacaaagatcactccaagagcaaggcatgtaatagtcggcaaggtcacaaaggaccccagggtaacttctaagcaactgaaggcctctctcacattggctaatcttgatgttcataa from the Neoarius graeffei isolate fNeoGra1 chromosome 2, fNeoGra1.pri, whole genome shotgun sequence genome contains:
- the rpf2 gene encoding ribosome production factor 2 homolog, coding for MEQSGGVLKPKTRRSKRFLQNREPKLTENSKNTMIMKGGNTSETVTHALKDLYLLKKPNAVLYKKKNIMRPFEDSTSLEFFSKKSDCSLFLFGSHNKKRPNNLIFGRMFDFHVLDMFELGIEKFTSLKDVKSGKCAEGTKPMLVFAGELFETDREYVRLKNVLTDFFRGPCVPAVRLAGLDHVLHFTALDGKIYLRSYRVLLKKSGCRTPRIELEEMGPSLDLVVRRTHLASDDLYRTALRQPKGVRPKKKKNISHDAFGTKFGRLHMQKQDLSKLHTRKMKGLRKRKEAVSKETGETRSPKRSKTQE